A section of the Anabaena cylindrica PCC 7122 genome encodes:
- a CDS encoding AraC family transcriptional regulator, with the protein MQDARFSVAIVRDIVQYVAAQGVDINCLYTAANIDPAWLDNPDRQVSGEVLKYLWREAVQQTSDRYLGLHIGESFDLSVIGIVGYVLLNCQTYGQVLEKLSQYTRLFSQGVTIYHTVSKGWAHCNCEIVGNLNNYLIDEPRHPIESTFAALVTATQQLTGKPLQAAAVWFQHQSPEDCSEHERIFRTTVQFSQPMNRIVFDSNCLNWSVRSANANLLSVFEHHAITMLNAQKQSQGYPQKVISSITQQLHGEVPTIEAIAHSLTISVRQLQRELQAENTSYQQLLDKTRRELAMRHLQNRETSIHDVAFLLGFSEPSAFHRAFKRWTKQTPRSYRLAQSILGDE; encoded by the coding sequence ATGCAAGATGCTAGGTTCTCAGTTGCTATTGTGCGAGATATTGTGCAGTATGTGGCGGCGCAAGGAGTCGATATCAATTGCTTATACACAGCCGCCAACATCGATCCGGCTTGGCTGGACAACCCAGATCGTCAGGTTTCTGGAGAGGTACTCAAATATCTATGGCGAGAGGCCGTTCAGCAAACAAGCGATCGCTATTTGGGCTTGCACATTGGGGAATCCTTCGACCTATCTGTCATTGGTATAGTTGGCTACGTCCTGTTGAATTGCCAAACCTATGGGCAAGTATTGGAAAAACTCTCCCAATACACCCGTCTTTTTAGTCAGGGTGTGACGATTTACCATACTGTCTCAAAAGGTTGGGCGCATTGTAATTGCGAGATAGTGGGGAACTTGAACAACTATCTAATTGATGAGCCGCGACACCCCATTGAAAGTACGTTCGCAGCCCTGGTAACAGCCACGCAGCAACTCACCGGAAAACCCCTACAAGCTGCTGCTGTTTGGTTTCAGCATCAGAGTCCAGAAGACTGTTCTGAGCATGAGCGAATTTTTCGGACAACGGTGCAGTTTTCCCAACCGATGAATCGAATTGTATTCGATTCCAACTGTTTGAACTGGTCGGTGCGATCAGCAAATGCTAACCTGCTCTCTGTCTTTGAACATCATGCAATCACAATGCTTAATGCTCAGAAGCAATCACAGGGCTATCCCCAAAAGGTTATCTCCAGTATTACTCAGCAATTACATGGGGAAGTGCCTACCATTGAAGCGATCGCTCACAGCCTGACCATCAGTGTAAGACAACTCCAGCGAGAATTACAAGCTGAAAATACATCCTACCAACAGCTTCTAGACAAAACCCGTAGAGAGCTTGCTATGCGTCATTTACAGAACAGAGAAACATCTATTCACGATGTGGCATTTCTCCTGGGATTTTCTGAACCTAGCGCCTTTCATCGTGCTTTCAAACGATGGACAAAACAAACACCCCGCAGCTATAGATTGGCACAGAGCATTCTTGGTGATGAGTAG
- a CDS encoding MotA/TolQ/ExbB proton channel family protein, producing the protein MEISNLFQAGGVVMWPLLFFSVLAVALIMERITFWVKLSGRQNRVVREVLNFYRQGNVVSALDNLQKNVDLPIARIFLAALELEEPTPEEFRLALESEAQGEIPLLKRFQNIFDTIIGLAPLLGLLGTVLGLIASFASLNIGDVGGSKTAGVTAGISEALVSTASGLVVAIFTLFFANTFRGFYIRQIAWIQEYGGQLELLYRRRYERRGR; encoded by the coding sequence ATGGAAATTAGTAATCTATTTCAAGCCGGTGGCGTAGTCATGTGGCCGCTGCTGTTTTTTTCTGTGTTAGCAGTAGCACTAATCATGGAACGGATCACCTTTTGGGTAAAGCTGAGTGGTCGTCAGAACCGGGTGGTTAGGGAAGTGCTAAATTTTTATCGTCAAGGTAATGTAGTTAGTGCTTTAGATAATTTGCAGAAAAATGTTGATTTACCTATCGCGCGGATTTTTTTAGCTGCTTTAGAATTGGAAGAACCTACTCCAGAAGAATTCCGCTTGGCTTTAGAAAGTGAAGCACAGGGAGAGATTCCTTTACTAAAAAGATTCCAAAACATTTTTGATACAATTATTGGTCTTGCTCCCCTGTTAGGCTTACTGGGTACAGTTTTGGGGTTAATTGCTTCTTTTGCTTCTTTGAATATTGGTGATGTGGGTGGTAGTAAAACAGCGGGTGTGACAGCGGGGATTAGTGAAGCATTAGTATCCACAGCATCAGGATTAGTCGTGGCTATTTTTACGCTTTTCTTTGCGAATACATTTCGGGGATTTTATATACGTCAGATTGCTTGGATTCAAGAATATGGTGGACAGTTAGAATTACTCTACCGTCGTCGTTATGAAAGAAGGGGTCGTTAA
- a CDS encoding helix-turn-helix transcriptional regulator, producing MIFNEWQYNITKAQMKKFELAIAQYASKPVPEDENQKLRHQARIDSLQSQIEEFIQEIEEYENLKNNQNKIERLQYDSLEKLPEALIKARIIRGYTQESFAKLLGVKPQQVQRDEANGYASASLTKLLKIQHTLNLEIREEIIFK from the coding sequence ATGATCTTCAATGAATGGCAGTACAATATCACTAAGGCACAGATGAAAAAATTTGAGTTAGCAATAGCTCAATATGCTAGTAAACCAGTTCCAGAAGATGAAAACCAAAAGCTACGCCACCAGGCTCGTATTGATTCACTACAAAGCCAAATTGAGGAGTTTATTCAAGAGATAGAAGAGTACGAAAATCTCAAAAACAATCAAAATAAAATTGAGCGATTGCAATATGATAGTTTAGAAAAATTACCAGAAGCATTAATCAAAGCGCGGATTATTCGCGGATACACTCAAGAAAGTTTCGCCAAACTTTTAGGAGTTAAACCTCAACAGGTACAACGTGATGAAGCAAATGGGTATGCCAGTGCTAGTTTAACAAAACTTTTGAAAATTCAACATACTCTCAATCTGGAAATCCGGGAGGAGATTATCTTTAAATAA
- the devC gene encoding ABC transporter permease DevC — protein sequence MVSQLFRKTPLAWRQLMKEKTRLAIAVAGITFADMLMFIQMGFESALFDAAIQPHRNLQADLVLINPQFETLFSVKSFSRERLYQALSYDGVKSVNSVYIGTGQWRNPETRIDRAILVWGVDPTQPGLIFPEVQKNKDYLKQLNQVMFDQAGRPEYGAVGDIFKKTGNFQTELNSKSVSVKGLFSNGASFAADGNVVASDSTFLELFPTRKADQIEVGLITLKPGADIEKVKAQLIIGLNPDPKNPFVQVGTPEDFAQKEKSYWANGTGIGFIFGMGVGVGFIVGIVIVYQILYSDVSDHLPEYATLKAMGYTDTYFLVVLLQEALLLAFLGFLPAFFLSFGLYQVTYSATLLPIFMKADRAINVFILTVIMCSISGAIAIRKLGSADPADVF from the coding sequence CTTTTGCAGATATGCTGATGTTTATTCAGATGGGTTTTGAAAGTGCTTTATTTGATGCAGCTATTCAACCACATCGCAATTTACAAGCTGATTTAGTTTTAATTAATCCTCAATTTGAAACTCTGTTTTCAGTTAAAAGCTTTTCTAGAGAAAGACTATATCAAGCATTGAGTTATGATGGCGTAAAATCAGTTAACTCTGTTTATATTGGTACTGGACAGTGGCGAAATCCAGAGACACGAATTGATAGGGCTATCTTAGTTTGGGGTGTAGATCCAACACAACCAGGTTTGATATTTCCTGAAGTGCAAAAAAATAAAGATTACCTCAAGCAACTGAATCAAGTAATGTTTGATCAAGCCGGTCGTCCTGAATATGGTGCGGTGGGTGATATCTTTAAAAAAACAGGTAATTTTCAAACAGAACTAAATAGTAAATCTGTTAGCGTTAAAGGTTTATTTAGTAATGGTGCTTCCTTTGCGGCTGATGGTAATGTTGTTGCTAGTGATTCGACTTTTTTAGAACTATTTCCCACTCGGAAAGCAGATCAAATTGAAGTGGGTTTAATTACTCTCAAGCCTGGTGCTGATATTGAAAAAGTCAAAGCACAACTGATAATAGGATTAAATCCAGATCCAAAAAATCCCTTTGTTCAAGTGGGAACACCTGAAGATTTTGCTCAAAAAGAAAAAAGTTATTGGGCTAATGGTACAGGTATTGGTTTTATTTTTGGTATGGGTGTCGGAGTAGGTTTTATTGTTGGTATCGTGATTGTTTATCAAATTCTTTATTCTGATGTTTCCGATCATTTACCAGAATATGCCACTCTCAAAGCAATGGGTTATACAGATACCTATTTTTTGGTTGTCTTGTTACAAGAAGCATTACTTTTAGCTTTTCTGGGTTTTTTACCAGCATTTTTCCTATCTTTTGGGCTGTACCAAGTCACTTATTCTGCCACTTTGTTACCCATTTTTATGAAAGCAGACCGGGCAATTAATGTTTTTATTTTGACTGTAATTATGTGTAGTATTTCGGGGGCAATCGCTATCCGAAAACTAGGTTCTGCTGACCCTGCGGATGTTTTTTAG
- a CDS encoding response regulator has translation MTHKRILIVDNEQYIQEVAKICLETVAGWEVFTAGSGKEGIVKAENYQPDAILLDVMMPDMDGLAAFENLQANPATKAIPVILLTAKIQIADRRRYAQLGIKSAIAKPFDPLSLAGQVAAALGWTLEN, from the coding sequence ATGACGCACAAACGAATATTAATAGTTGATAATGAGCAATATATTCAAGAAGTGGCAAAGATTTGCTTGGAAACCGTCGCTGGTTGGGAAGTATTCACGGCTGGTTCTGGAAAAGAAGGAATAGTAAAGGCTGAAAATTATCAACCAGATGCTATTCTTTTGGATGTGATGATGCCAGATATGGATGGACTTGCTGCGTTTGAAAATTTACAGGCTAATCCAGCTACGAAGGCAATTCCAGTGATTTTGTTAACTGCAAAAATTCAAATAGCTGATCGTCGTCGTTATGCTCAATTGGGAATTAAAAGTGCGATCGCTAAACCATTCGATCCGCTATCATTAGCAGGGCAGGTGGCAGCCGCTTTAGGCTGGACTTTGGAAAATTAG
- a CDS encoding DUF4386 domain-containing protein has translation MSRLQLVRTTGMILIFLVVLSNIPYTLLIQTFEYDDILRQSVADVLTKFHAGGAKLILTWFTFGLAALLFIPASILLHKVLDCKDAPYLTMATFMGAISGTLQAVGLMRWVFVVPVLANLYTDTTASTATREAVSVVYQAVHQYGGVVIGEHLGQTLLIGWTLGVGMTMRSSPLFKSWIAWWGLFTTPLLLLGQSELLATVIPSMPIVEATPIGFILWEIWLLIVGISLLRVPQKRLVIQTEQI, from the coding sequence ATGAGCCGTTTACAACTCGTTCGCACCACGGGCATGATATTAATTTTTCTGGTCGTGCTGTCGAATATCCCTTACACCCTGCTGATTCAAACCTTTGAGTATGACGATATTCTCCGTCAGTCAGTCGCTGATGTCCTGACTAAGTTTCACGCAGGGGGAGCAAAACTGATTCTCACCTGGTTTACCTTTGGGCTGGCTGCACTACTGTTTATTCCTGCCAGTATTCTGCTGCACAAAGTCCTTGACTGCAAAGATGCACCCTATCTCACCATGGCAACATTTATGGGTGCTATTTCTGGTACTCTTCAGGCTGTGGGGCTAATGCGTTGGGTATTTGTCGTTCCGGTGCTGGCAAACCTTTACACAGATACAACCGCCAGCACAGCCACACGGGAAGCGGTAAGTGTGGTTTATCAGGCAGTGCATCAGTATGGGGGTGTTGTGATTGGTGAGCATCTGGGGCAGACTTTACTAATCGGCTGGACTTTGGGAGTGGGGATGACAATGCGATCGTCGCCCCTATTCAAATCCTGGATTGCTTGGTGGGGTTTATTCACCACACCGCTGTTGTTGTTGGGACAAAGTGAACTACTGGCAACAGTAATTCCCTCTATGCCTATAGTAGAAGCTACACCCATAGGGTTCATTTTGTGGGAAATCTGGTTACTAATAGTTGGTATCTCATTACTGCGAGTACCTCAAAAACGACTGGTTATTCAAACAGAACAGATTTAA
- a CDS encoding class I SAM-dependent methyltransferase: MQIIRAFIANQLGFPSGWFGRLLLRLLNRNNAAMNDLVLQLLHLQSGVHVLEIGFGGGDLIHKIVNTGIPALIVGVERSPEALNICQQRFQHFIHQDKVELYLADATKLPFPDHHFHRLCTVNTLYFWSDALQVLTECHRILLPGGKLVISYTSKAFLDKQKFSQHGFVAYEVAEVEMMLKTAGFTEISTFSGKSTHHQEFFCTCGLARDASAKAKS, translated from the coding sequence ATGCAAATAATCCGTGCATTTATTGCCAATCAGCTTGGGTTTCCATCGGGCTGGTTTGGACGGTTACTCCTGCGACTGCTGAATCGAAATAACGCCGCCATGAATGACTTAGTTTTGCAGTTATTGCATTTGCAGTCAGGTGTTCACGTTCTCGAAATTGGGTTTGGTGGTGGCGATCTCATACACAAAATTGTAAACACGGGGATACCAGCCTTAATAGTAGGAGTTGAGCGATCGCCCGAAGCTCTAAATATCTGTCAACAGAGGTTTCAGCATTTCATACACCAAGACAAAGTAGAACTATATTTAGCAGATGCTACCAAATTGCCCTTTCCAGATCATCATTTCCATCGACTCTGCACAGTCAATACCCTTTATTTCTGGTCAGATGCCTTACAAGTGTTGACTGAGTGCCACCGAATTTTGCTCCCTGGCGGTAAATTAGTTATTAGCTACACCTCCAAGGCATTTTTAGACAAACAGAAGTTTTCTCAACATGGATTTGTAGCCTATGAAGTAGCGGAAGTCGAAATGATGCTGAAGACTGCTGGATTTACAGAAATTAGCACATTCTCTGGTAAAAGTACCCATCATCAAGAATTCTTTTGCACCTGCGGTTTAGCGCGTGATGCCAGTGCGAAAGCAAAATCTTGA
- a CDS encoding DevA family ABC transporter ATP-binding protein gives MLQVSTKSNVASETVITVSKLNHYFGEGGLKKQVLFDINLEIKTGEIVIMTGPSGSGKTTLLSLMGGLRSAQEGSLQILGQEMSGASKGQLTKLRRQIGYIFQAHNLMTFLTAKENVRMSLELHEDYLQGDINAKAIAMLAEVGLGERVDYYPESLSGGQKQRVAIARALVSHPKIVLADEPTASLDKQSGRDVVELMQKLAKEQGCTILLVTHDNRILDIADRIIYMEDGQLKSDGIDIGVKLN, from the coding sequence ATGTTACAAGTCTCGACGAAATCCAACGTTGCTTCAGAAACGGTAATTACTGTTTCCAAACTCAATCATTATTTTGGTGAAGGTGGACTAAAAAAACAAGTGTTATTTGACATCAATTTAGAGATTAAGACTGGTGAAATTGTGATTATGACGGGGCCTTCTGGTTCAGGTAAAACAACGTTGTTATCACTTATGGGTGGGTTGCGTTCCGCGCAAGAGGGGAGTTTGCAAATATTGGGTCAGGAAATGAGTGGTGCGAGTAAGGGACAATTAACTAAGTTGCGTCGTCAGATTGGTTATATTTTCCAAGCGCATAACTTGATGACGTTTTTAACAGCGAAAGAAAATGTGCGGATGTCTTTGGAGTTGCATGAGGATTATCTGCAAGGAGATATTAATGCCAAAGCTATAGCAATGTTAGCAGAAGTGGGTTTAGGTGAGCGTGTTGATTACTATCCAGAGAGTTTATCGGGGGGACAAAAGCAACGAGTTGCGATCGCACGTGCTTTAGTTAGTCATCCTAAAATAGTTCTAGCTGATGAACCCACAGCGTCCTTAGATAAACAATCTGGACGCGATGTGGTGGAATTAATGCAAAAATTAGCTAAAGAACAAGGTTGTACGATTTTGCTTGTCACCCACGATAATCGGATATTGGATATAGCAGATCGCATCATTTATATGGAAGATGGACAATTGAAGAGTGATGGTATAGATATTGGAGTAAAATTAAATTAA